The Elaeis guineensis isolate ETL-2024a chromosome 5, EG11, whole genome shotgun sequence DNA segment AAACAACGTCTGACTTCAGAGTAGCCTACATGCTGAAGCACCACAACGGTATGCCCATATGGCGGACAATATGCCTTCAAGGTTTCTTCTTCGACTTTCTAGACCTGAAAGAGAGTGCCAAAAAACAACACGTGAGAAGCATCATACTCCTTGATGCGGTTACAACTTCTAAAAACAATACCATCTCTTGCAATCTGAGAAATCATAGTTAAATGCAGTAAATCTTTCTAATTTTGAGAAACACTTTTACCATCTCGAATTTTAACTAGAAAGCATGTCAGCTACTATTAATCATACATAAATCAGGCACTTGTCTCACCCATTGGTCGACATGTTTCACTTTTAGAATCCAACATATCACATTTTAAAGTGTGACTGCTCATAATATAGTTGTCAGAAATTGCAGTATAACTTAAAACAAGACTTTGCCATGATATTCAAGTCGGGAGCATAGAGTGCATATATGAAGTATCATATGCTATCAATACCTTTGAAAAGAACTGGAGCGtgaggcctgaagagctttgccCTTCTTATCATCGTCATGAGGTTTTTCATCTTTCTTGTCATCATCATCTTTCTTGGCATCATTGTTATTGTCATCATCGTCATCTTCCTCAGAACTGAGCTCTGCAGATGGCAATCTGCTCTGGCTGCTCATCCGCCTTGGAATAAAGACATTGAAGTAGTACCTCACTAAATCTTGTCTGCTCTTGGAGGTGAAACATTTCTCGGCAAGTTTCCAGAAAGTCTTGCATTCTGACTCAGGATTCAGTCTTTCAAGAGGGTCAATCGTCATCTGCTCCTCATGCGTCCACAACGTGGAAATGTCTTCACCCATTCCATCAAATTCCCAACTGAAGAAAGCTTGACCTAGGTCAGACTGGAGTCGAAGTCTTGCTGCACTTACATGAGACCTAATGCAGGCTAATGATCCCGGAGAGGCACAGGCACATGAGTCTGTCCTGCCTTTCCCAATCATCACCTCACTAGTTCTTCTATCATCACCTTCTAATGGCCAGACTCTGGTACCCAACCACTTTGAATCATCCAAATCTTTGTCCTCGGAATGTTCTTCCACATTGGGTAGGCCTGTCCACTCTAAAACATCAGCCTGAAAGGAGGGACCAACTCCAATTCGTTTCCTAAGGGTAACAAGATGACGTGCATTAACATTCAGCTTTTGAGCTATTCTTGGAGATCTCCGTTGTGGCCGAGTTACAGTTCCTCCCCGTTTCTTCCATGCTTTTACTGAAGACTGCTCATCATTTTTCTGATTCATCTGAAACATGCAATTTTTCATTTCAGTGGCACCAAAACAATAATCATGTCAAGATTGCAAAACGGATAATTTCAATAAAAGCATAAATTCAGAAAGATAACTTCCCACCATCAAGAGAAAATGTATGGGTCAATCAAGTAGCTGAAAGCTCGTGAAAAGACAGCAAAAATGTTGCTGCAGAAGACATCCAAATGAATACAAATTTCAATCCAGTTAAATCCAGTTACAATCAAAAGATCCTAATGAACATATTTGAACAAGTTAGCAGGAACTTCATCCCAACAATAGGAGATCCAAGAGTTCATGAAGGAGATGATTTCTATAACTATGATTCCTCAAATCTATGGGAACATCCTGAGAAAAGCCAACAATAGGCACAATGATTTTACATGCACGCAAGCATGCCTGTACACAAGCTAGGCCTACTGCAAGAAAAGTGTACTGATATATGATAAATTCCTTCCGATGTTTATAAGTTTGACTTGTCTTTTTCAAAACATATTTATGCACAAAAAGTGGATCTCCTTGCTAATGCATGCTCAGAGCAGCACTTTCACacatacaaaaaaatttaaaaactgttCATTTGAGATAACACAGCATGCCACAAGTCCCTGTTCATCATTTCATCCATATTCTGACAGATACCTCTGCAGGTGAAGTGCACATGCACATGGTGTTTGCTTTCTTGTACAAACATCAA contains these protein-coding regions:
- the LOC105046278 gene encoding uncharacterized protein; the protein is MAGLSFYLDGVPLDAPLLNPCNGPSLSPDFADTDAELRLLFDQISATLAGDSWPESPGFESLRSDLVERWVQRFVGEGGEGSPCDRRFSLCPDLRRRIEALIRERLSERMDGSKEAGRLGLSPGSSGSRKRKRYLEDMLRQVRAFAVDPRSGTTGGSGGGEGGGEEWGKQVLDARRTLYLSTAEFANIEDFPSYPQMNQKNDEQSSVKAWKKRGGTVTRPQRRSPRIAQKLNVNARHLVTLRKRIGVGPSFQADVLEWTGLPNVEEHSEDKDLDDSKWLGTRVWPLEGDDRRTSEVMIGKGRTDSCACASPGSLACIRSHVSAARLRLQSDLGQAFFSWEFDGMGEDISTLWTHEEQMTIDPLERLNPESECKTFWKLAEKCFTSKSRQDLVRYYFNVFIPRRMSSQSRLPSAELSSEEDDDDDNNNDAKKDDDDKKDEKPHDDDKKGKALQASRSSSFQRSRKSKKKP